CGTTTGACTTCACGGCTTTCTAACATCGGATGGCTCACGTCCGTATTCCCACCAGCAATCGATGCAACAACGTCTTGAACTTTATCCATATAGGGATGGAATGCACGCGCATTCGCCTCTGCACGATTCAGCTTTGAAGCAGATACCATGTGCATTGCACTCGTAATCTGTCTAATTTTTTTGGTCGACGTAATCCGGTTTTTGATGTCTCGCAAGTTTGCCATGCATGTTCACCACCTTTTCATTCGCAAGCCACCATATACATTGGCGGTTGCCTTTCTATTTTAAGGTCAAACGTTCTTTTCAAAAAGACCAGCCAGTCAGGTCGGTGGTGCCATGTCCGGCTGGCCTTTTGTATGCATTATTTCGATGCCGTAGGCGAAAAAGTGTTTTTGAATTCAGTGATTGCTGCCTTAAATGCGTCACCGTCTGGAAGCGTTCCAGATTCACGAATGCCATTCATAAGATCTTTTTGGTTATGTGCCATCCAGCCATGGAATTCAGCTTCGAAACGGATGATGTCTTCCACAGGAATATCATCAAGATAGCCTTGTGTAAGAGCAAATAAGATCGCTACCTGCTTCTCTACAGCCAAAGGCTTATGCAAATCCTGCTTTAGCACTTCAACCGTACGAGCCCCACGATTCAGCTTCGCTTGTGTCGCTTTATCTAAGTCTGATCCAAACTGAGCAAAGGCTTCTAGCTCACGGTAGGATGAAAGGTCTAGACGAAGTGTCCCGGCAACCTTTTTCATCGCTTTCGTCTGTGCGTCTCCACCTACGCGGGATACGGAAATCCCTGGGTTGATGGCTGGACGAACACCTGAGAAGAAGTAATCACTCTGTAAGAAAATCTGACCATCAGTAATGGAGATAACGTTTGTCGGAATGTAAGCCGATACGTCACCTGCTTGCGTTTCAATAAACGGAAGGGCGGTTAATGAACCTCCACCATTTGCATCACTAAGCTTCGCAGCACGCTCAAGCAAACGAGAATGCAAGTAGAAGACGTCCCCTGGGAAGGCTTCACGACCTGGAGGGCGACGAAGGAGCAAGGAAAGCTCACGGTACGCAGCCGCTTGTTTCGACAGGTCATCGTACACAACAAGCACGTGCTTGCCATTGTACATAAAGTCTTCACCGATTGTAACGCCTGTATATGGCGCGAGGAAAAGCATTGGTGCAGGCAAAGATGCCCCTGCGTTTACGACAATCGTGTAATCCAATGCGCCATGGTTACGCAACGTTTCAACTACCGTACGAACAGTAGAGTCTTTTTGTCCAATCGCTACATAGATACAGATCATGTCTTCATCTTTTTGGTTGAGGATCGTGTCAATCGCAATCGACGTTTTCCCTGTTTGGCGGTCACCGATAATAAGCTCACGCTGCCCACGGCCAATTGGAATCATGGAGTCAATCGCTTTAATCCCTGTTTGCAACGGTTCATGAACCGATTTACGATCCATAACCCCTGGTGCTGGTGATTCAATTGGACGTGTTCTTGTTGTTCCAATTGGTCCTTGTCCATCGACAGGTTGACCAAGTGAGTTAACGACACGACCGAGGAGTTCTTCCCCAACAGGCACTTCCATAATACGGCCTGTGCGTCGGACTTCATCGCCTTCACGAATGTCAGTGTATGGCCCAAGGATAATGATACCAACGTTGTTTTCTTCAAGGTTTTGCGTCATTCCAATGACACCGGTTGAGAATTCAACGAGTTCTCCAGCCATTACATTGTCTAGTCCATGAGCACGTGCAATTCCGTCCCCGATGGTAATGACTGTCCCGACATCTTGTACTTCAATTTCGGATTGATAGTTTTCAATCTGCTTTTTTAGCAGTGAACTGATTTCTTCCGCTTTAATACTGCTCATTTACTTCACCCCTGTCGTTCTCATTTTGCAACGAGCTGGCGCTCAATTTTTTCAAGCTTGCGACTTACACTTCCGTCATAGATACGATTGCCGATTCGAACACGAATTCCCGCAATTAATGTCGGGTCAATGGTATTGCTAAGGCGCAGTGATGATTTGCCTGCTTTTGCGGCAAACACTTGTGCAACCTGATTTTTTTCAGTCTCTGACAGTGCTCTGACACTGTAAACCGTAGCCTCAGCTACATTCAAAAAGACATCTGCTTCATGCGTAAAAGCGGCCTGTAAATGCGGAATGTCTGCTGTTCTTTGGCGATCTACCATAAGTTTAAGCGTCTGTAAAACGTCCGGCGAAAGCGTTTTGAACCCGTCATCTAAAAGACGTTTTTTCTCCGTCTTCGATACATTTGGATGCAGAAAAAAAGAGCGAATTGAACGGTCATTTTGAAAGACGTTCTCAACTACCGTTAAATCCTCACGGAAGCTTTCAATCGCTTGCTTTTCTTTTGCAATCTCAAACAATGCGGATGCATAGCGAGCGGCAACTACAGTCATCGCTGATCGCCTGCCTCTTTAATGTAATCCTCAATTAATTTCTCTTGATCTGCTGCATTCAATTCTTTCTCGATCACCTTAGAAGCAATGAGAACGGACAACGATGCAACTTGTTCACGTACAGATACCAATGCCTGCTCACGCTCATTCTGAATGTCACGAATAGCTGCTTCGCGCAAGCGCTCCGCCTCATCCTGTGCTGCTTTTAGAATGTCCGATTGACGATCCTCGCCCATCTTTTTCGCATTTTCAAGAATAGCCTGAGCTTCTTTACGAGCTGCTTCAAGCGTTTCCTGTTGCTGCTTCAAAAAGCTTTCAGCTTCTTTTCGGCTTGTTTCAGCGGAGTCAATTTCATTCGCTACGAAGGTCTCACGATCCTTCATCACTTTAATCAATGGCTTCAATGCAAACTTTTTCAGCAACAAGAGAAGAAGAGCAAAAGCTAAAAGCTGAACAAAAATGTCTCCAATGGCAAGACCCGACGCCATCAAGACGTTTGGTGCGAAGTGATTCACCGTCTTCACTCCTTTCGAAATAGTGTGTATAAACGTAAAGTCATGGTTTTACTAAGTGGTTATTGAAAAAAAGCTTGGCTTTCACCAAGTGTGGAAAGATCTCTTTATACAAGAGAAGAGGCGAAGATCCTTTGCGGAGTCCGCAGCGAACTTCGCCTCACGCACTTATATTAAGAGCCCATTACGATAAACGCGATAACTACCGCGATGATTGGAATCGCCTCAACCAAGGCAACACCGATAAACATTGTTGTTTGAAGTGGACCTTTCAATTCCGGTTGACGAGCAATTCCCTCGACTGTACGACTAACGATCATTCCGTTACCAAAACCTGCACCTAGTGCGGCAAGACCAACGGCAATAGCAGCTGCTAAAGCTCCCATGTGTTCATTCCTCCCTTGAAATTATAAAAAATGTGTATAACTTTCATTTATAAGTTAATGGTCATGACTCACTTTGTGAGCCATATACACCATTGACAACATAACAAAGATAAAGGCTTGGATACTACCAATAAAGATACTAAATGCTTGCCATACCATCATCGGTATGATTGAAGCAACGGTTCCTAATACGCCTGGCAAAACGCCATTCAAATAGCCGTCTGTGCCTAGTCCAACGAGCAAGGCCAATAAAATCTCCCCTGCGTAAATGTTCCCAAAAAGACGAAGTCCTAACGTCAATGTGTTGGAAAATTCCTCAATAATTTTAAGCGGGAACAGCCACCACTGTGGTCGTCCGTAATCTTTGACGTACTCCGTTGTCCCTTTAAGCTTCACACCATAATAATGCGTCATCGCGACCACCATCACAGCGAGCGTTAATGCAATCACCGGATCGGCTGTTGGTGATTTCCACCACAGTGCGTGATCCACAACAATGGCAAATGGGAGCCCAATCATGTTACTAACAAATATGTACAAGAGCAACGTCGTGGAGAAGATTAAAAAGCGTCCGCCTGTTTTCCAGTCCATATTGCTGTTGATGATTCCTCTTACGAAGTCTACTACCCACTCCATAAAATTTTGCATGCCCGTTGGCTTTTGTTCGAGCCGACGCGTCGCTAAAAGACATAAGAGGAATACAATGACCGACGACACAATGATCATCAACACATTGGACGGGTTAAATGTAATCAGTCCATCAAATAGCGACCATGATTCCGGGGCAACATGATCCACAGTAAATCACCTCTCTTCCTGGGTTTTCCTAAGAATGGTTTGTAAGAATGCATCTATCATAATGACTAAATATGGTGTCATTAATCCTATCACTACAGCGTGCAAATGAAGAAATTGTTCAAATTCAATCGCCAGCAATGTGGCGAAGATAGCTGTCGCAAAGCGTGAAGCTGTGCCTAATGATTTTACTGATCTGCCTTGAACGATGGCCGTACCAAATTGCTTAATTTTTCTAGCGAGTAGCCAGTGATTAAACATGCCTAGCACCGTGCCTAACTTCAAACCAAGGAAAAATTCCTGTAGCTCAGAAAATCCCCAACCAACAACAAAAAGCGCCAATGCGAATAAAAGAAGTTGCGTTTGTCGCCTATACGCGCGACTTATGTCATGCATGGACTTGTCCCCTAATAGCTTATTTTCCCGAATCCTATTTACTATTGCAATGAATCGTTTAGAGGAGATTGCTTTCGACGTTATGTGCAAATAAGGAGCGAGTTTCATCATTCTTTGCATCGTTAACGTGAAAGTCGTAAGAAATGTATAATTACACATTAAAATGAATCTAATGAGGCAAGGCTTGAGGGCAAAAAAAGAGAGGGTAACTGCGTTATACTAGCCGAAGTGTCGATGTATAAATGGCAAGCAGCACCGCGTGCAAACCCTTTTGAAAACCTTGTC
The nucleotide sequence above comes from Aureibacillus halotolerans. Encoded proteins:
- the atpA gene encoding F0F1 ATP synthase subunit alpha; this encodes MSSIKAEEISSLLKKQIENYQSEIEVQDVGTVITIGDGIARAHGLDNVMAGELVEFSTGVIGMTQNLEENNVGIIILGPYTDIREGDEVRRTGRIMEVPVGEELLGRVVNSLGQPVDGQGPIGTTRTRPIESPAPGVMDRKSVHEPLQTGIKAIDSMIPIGRGQRELIIGDRQTGKTSIAIDTILNQKDEDMICIYVAIGQKDSTVRTVVETLRNHGALDYTIVVNAGASLPAPMLFLAPYTGVTIGEDFMYNGKHVLVVYDDLSKQAAAYRELSLLLRRPPGREAFPGDVFYLHSRLLERAAKLSDANGGGSLTALPFIETQAGDVSAYIPTNVISITDGQIFLQSDYFFSGVRPAINPGISVSRVGGDAQTKAMKKVAGTLRLDLSSYRELEAFAQFGSDLDKATQAKLNRGARTVEVLKQDLHKPLAVEKQVAILFALTQGYLDDIPVEDIIRFEAEFHGWMAHNQKDLMNGIRESGTLPDGDAFKAAITEFKNTFSPTASK
- a CDS encoding F0F1 ATP synthase subunit delta; protein product: MTVVAARYASALFEIAKEKQAIESFREDLTVVENVFQNDRSIRSFFLHPNVSKTEKKRLLDDGFKTLSPDVLQTLKLMVDRQRTADIPHLQAAFTHEADVFLNVAEATVYSVRALSETEKNQVAQVFAAKAGKSSLRLSNTIDPTLIAGIRVRIGNRIYDGSVSRKLEKIERQLVAK
- the atpF gene encoding F0F1 ATP synthase subunit B, encoding MASGLAIGDIFVQLLAFALLLLLLKKFALKPLIKVMKDRETFVANEIDSAETSRKEAESFLKQQQETLEAARKEAQAILENAKKMGEDRQSDILKAAQDEAERLREAAIRDIQNEREQALVSVREQVASLSVLIASKVIEKELNAADQEKLIEDYIKEAGDQR
- the atpE gene encoding F0F1 ATP synthase subunit C → MGALAAAIAVGLAALGAGFGNGMIVSRTVEGIARQPELKGPLQTTMFIGVALVEAIPIIAVVIAFIVMGS
- the atpB gene encoding F0F1 ATP synthase subunit A; the protein is MDHVAPESWSLFDGLITFNPSNVLMIIVSSVIVFLLCLLATRRLEQKPTGMQNFMEWVVDFVRGIINSNMDWKTGGRFLIFSTTLLLYIFVSNMIGLPFAIVVDHALWWKSPTADPVIALTLAVMVVAMTHYYGVKLKGTTEYVKDYGRPQWWLFPLKIIEEFSNTLTLGLRLFGNIYAGEILLALLVGLGTDGYLNGVLPGVLGTVASIIPMMVWQAFSIFIGSIQAFIFVMLSMVYMAHKVSHDH
- a CDS encoding ATP synthase subunit I; the encoded protein is MHDISRAYRRQTQLLLFALALFVVGWGFSELQEFFLGLKLGTVLGMFNHWLLARKIKQFGTAIVQGRSVKSLGTASRFATAIFATLLAIEFEQFLHLHAVVIGLMTPYLVIMIDAFLQTILRKTQEER